Proteins found in one Paralichthys olivaceus isolate ysfri-2021 chromosome 19, ASM2471397v2, whole genome shotgun sequence genomic segment:
- the LOC109636219 gene encoding pro-opiomelanocortin isoform X2, which yields MVCQQWLFVAVMAYVCIPGFGSVCLNSSLCNNLSNERRIQNCVRLCIQKIQAEMPQLNKLALKIDDENDILLSIILAILASAKDKVPESGLKPHGNERRSYSMEHFRWGKPTGRKRRPIKVFMSSLEGGGSSEGGFHAQVRRQVGGTKDETRGDQNQQNQGMQQARVKPQVPLRPQDRKVGSYRMSHFRWGNPPTSKRNGSLVKPLEEKSRAQLANLLRNILQKDVQRIMA from the exons ATGGTGTGTCAACAATGGCTGTTCGTGGCGGTGATGGCGTACGTGTGCATCCCAGGGTTTGGGTCTGTGTGTCTGAACAGCTCCCTCTGCAACAACCTGAGCAATGAGCGACGGATCCAG AACTGTGTTCGCCTCTGCATACAGAAGATCCAGGCAGAAATGCCGCAGCTCAATAAATTGGCCCTGAAGATAGACGACGAAAATGACATCTTACTCAGCATCATTCTGGCCATTCTGGCCTCTGCCAAAGACAAGGTACCAGAGTCGGGCCTGAAACCCCACGGCAACGAGCGGCGCTCCTATTCGATGGAGCATTTCCGTTGGGGGAAACCAACTGGCCGCAAACGCCGGCCCATCAAAGTCTTCATGTCGTCTCTGGAGGGAGGGGGCTCCTCTGAGGGCGGCTTCCACGCTCAGGTTCGCAGGCAGGTGGGTGGTACCAAGGACGAGACAAGGGGCGACcagaaccaacagaaccagggaATGCAGCAGGCAAGGGTCAAGCCTCAAGTCCCATTGCGCCCGCAGGACAGAAAAGTTGGGAGCTATCGCATGAGCCACTTCAGATGGGGCAACCCACCCACCTCGAAACGTAACGGCAGCCTTGTGAAGCCGCTGGAGGAGAAATCTAGAGCGCAGCTAGCTAACCTCTTGAGGAATATTCTACAGAAGGATGTGCAGAGGATAATGGCATGA
- the LOC109636219 gene encoding pro-opiomelanocortin isoform X1, with protein MSRWRRNGGRLKMVCQQWLFVAVMAYVCIPGFGSVCLNSSLCNNLSNERRIQNCVRLCIQKIQAEMPQLNKLALKIDDENDILLSIILAILASAKDKVPESGLKPHGNERRSYSMEHFRWGKPTGRKRRPIKVFMSSLEGGGSSEGGFHAQVRRQVGGTKDETRGDQNQQNQGMQQARVKPQVPLRPQDRKVGSYRMSHFRWGNPPTSKRNGSLVKPLEEKSRAQLANLLRNILQKDVQRIMA; from the exons ATGTCTCGTTGGAGAAGGAATGGAGGAAG GCTGAAGATGGTGTGTCAACAATGGCTGTTCGTGGCGGTGATGGCGTACGTGTGCATCCCAGGGTTTGGGTCTGTGTGTCTGAACAGCTCCCTCTGCAACAACCTGAGCAATGAGCGACGGATCCAG AACTGTGTTCGCCTCTGCATACAGAAGATCCAGGCAGAAATGCCGCAGCTCAATAAATTGGCCCTGAAGATAGACGACGAAAATGACATCTTACTCAGCATCATTCTGGCCATTCTGGCCTCTGCCAAAGACAAGGTACCAGAGTCGGGCCTGAAACCCCACGGCAACGAGCGGCGCTCCTATTCGATGGAGCATTTCCGTTGGGGGAAACCAACTGGCCGCAAACGCCGGCCCATCAAAGTCTTCATGTCGTCTCTGGAGGGAGGGGGCTCCTCTGAGGGCGGCTTCCACGCTCAGGTTCGCAGGCAGGTGGGTGGTACCAAGGACGAGACAAGGGGCGACcagaaccaacagaaccagggaATGCAGCAGGCAAGGGTCAAGCCTCAAGTCCCATTGCGCCCGCAGGACAGAAAAGTTGGGAGCTATCGCATGAGCCACTTCAGATGGGGCAACCCACCCACCTCGAAACGTAACGGCAGCCTTGTGAAGCCGCTGGAGGAGAAATCTAGAGCGCAGCTAGCTAACCTCTTGAGGAATATTCTACAGAAGGATGTGCAGAGGATAATGGCATGA